The proteins below are encoded in one region of Halorhodospira halochloris:
- a CDS encoding GAF domain-containing protein, producing the protein MVDDTHQDERFHDNPLVTGPPHVRAYAGVPIVSPDGFAIGVLCVQDQRPRSFSELDLTPLHDLAQMVTDELELRLAHRELAWATEHDEDHQLAGVAGSCMDLSEQEAERERYRLAQEAARFGIWEWNLEHDSVHWDEACWRMLGYDPAEGRTLAFADWRDLVHPDDLARGEPVVIAQVRRSEPFTIEFRYKCADGAWLWVQGRGHIVKRAPDGQPQLLMGTHVEIEQLKQTEHALRLREQELQQAAITSRK; encoded by the coding sequence ATGGTTGACGATACTCACCAAGATGAGCGTTTCCACGATAACCCGCTCGTTACCGGACCCCCTCATGTGCGCGCCTACGCAGGCGTGCCGATTGTCTCGCCGGACGGTTTCGCCATTGGGGTCCTCTGTGTACAGGATCAGCGCCCGCGCAGCTTTTCTGAGTTGGACTTAACTCCCCTCCACGACCTAGCGCAGATGGTCACCGATGAGCTGGAACTGCGCCTTGCCCATCGCGAACTAGCATGGGCCACCGAGCATGATGAGGACCACCAATTAGCTGGTGTGGCCGGATCCTGCATGGATCTTAGCGAGCAGGAAGCCGAGCGCGAGCGCTATCGCCTTGCGCAGGAGGCGGCCCGCTTCGGGATCTGGGAGTGGAACCTTGAGCACGATTCAGTCCACTGGGACGAGGCGTGCTGGCGCATGCTCGGCTACGACCCTGCCGAGGGGCGAACACTGGCGTTCGCGGATTGGCGAGATCTGGTGCATCCCGATGATTTGGCTAGGGGTGAGCCTGTGGTTATAGCGCAGGTCAGACGCAGCGAACCCTTTACCATCGAGTTTCGCTATAAATGCGCCGATGGCGCTTGGCTCTGGGTACAGGGCAGGGGACACATAGTGAAACGCGCTCCGGATGGCCAACCGCAGCTGCTAATGGGGACCCATGTTGAGATCGAACAGCTCAAGCAGACTGAGCATGCTCTGCGGCTGCGCGAGCAAGAACTCCAGCAAGCGGCTATTACCAGCCGCAAATAG
- a CDS encoding YqiA/YcfP family alpha/beta fold hydrolase, with protein MIIYIHGFGGSGRSRKAVVLRRLLQDENFLAPSLPNHPRLALETLSEIVEYVTRFEPVGVIGSSLGGFYALCLSERFPELRAVLINPALRPYETLRCALGPTGGVELHDGSRYEWHEGHLEALKELAPERYCTQNLLLLSQLGDELLDAREAIEALNGCAQVVEDGGSHSFDGVERYVGRIREFFEVSSNVT; from the coding sequence ATGATTATCTATATTCACGGTTTTGGCGGTAGCGGGCGCAGCCGCAAGGCGGTGGTTTTGCGGCGGCTATTGCAGGATGAAAATTTTTTGGCACCGTCGCTGCCCAATCATCCGCGGTTGGCGTTAGAGACGTTGAGCGAGATCGTGGAGTATGTCACGCGGTTCGAGCCAGTAGGCGTCATTGGCAGTTCACTCGGTGGCTTCTATGCGCTTTGTCTCAGCGAGCGGTTCCCTGAGCTGCGAGCGGTGCTGATTAATCCGGCTCTGCGCCCCTATGAGACGTTGCGCTGTGCGCTGGGTCCGACCGGCGGTGTTGAGCTCCACGACGGCAGCCGTTACGAATGGCACGAAGGCCATTTGGAGGCACTAAAAGAATTGGCTCCAGAGAGATATTGTACTCAGAATCTGTTGTTGCTGAGCCAGCTCGGCGATGAGTTGCTGGATGCCCGTGAGGCAATCGAGGCCCTGAACGGCTGCGCGCAAGTGGTAGAGGATGGTGGCAGCCACAGTTTTGACGGCGTCGAGCGTTACGTTGGGCGTATCCGTGAGTTTTTCGAGGTTTCTTCAAACGTTACGTGA
- the nuoN gene encoding NADH-quinone oxidoreductase subunit NuoN: protein MSFETPDFSLALPEIWLLGAICTILVVDLFVRGSRRTVTFLLTQLALLVTAALAILTQWGVTDTTFSGHYVVDPLAAMLKAAVALLAALALAYSRPYLEERGLLQGEVYLLALFATLGMIIIASGGSMLTLYLGLELMSLALYALVAYQRDSQRAAEAAMKYFVLGSLASGILLYGMSMVYGGSGSLILTEIAAAAASEEQPMLLLFGMSFMLVGVAFKLGAAPFHSWVPDVYQGAPSAVTLFVSTAPKVAAVALFLRLLADGMGPLHETLQPMLLVVAVVSLLLGNLAAIMQTNLKRMLAYSGIAHAGFIVLALAAGTDAGHSAALFYVIAYAIMAAGAFGLVTVLSHTGIEAERIADYRGLNERHPVFAGVLLLLMVSMTGIPGTVGFYAKYLVLKSVVEADLIAYAVLAVVAAVIGAFYYLRVLKAAYFDRPDSDSADDDEVKELSPGASLPIRALLVVNGVAVLVLGIFPEQLISLCQSALGM, encoded by the coding sequence ATGAGCTTCGAGACGCCCGATTTTTCATTAGCGCTGCCAGAAATATGGTTGCTGGGTGCTATCTGCACCATATTGGTCGTGGATCTTTTTGTGCGCGGTTCACGGCGCACAGTGACCTTTTTGCTCACCCAGCTGGCTTTGTTAGTTACCGCGGCATTGGCGATCCTTACCCAGTGGGGGGTGACTGATACCACTTTCTCCGGGCACTACGTTGTCGATCCCTTGGCCGCCATGCTCAAGGCAGCTGTAGCGCTGTTGGCGGCGTTGGCCTTGGCCTACAGTCGGCCTTACCTAGAAGAGCGCGGACTGTTGCAGGGCGAGGTCTATCTGCTCGCCTTATTCGCTACCCTAGGGATGATCATCATCGCCTCGGGCGGAAGCATGCTGACGCTCTATCTGGGCTTAGAACTGATGTCGCTTGCCCTATATGCCCTGGTAGCCTATCAGCGCGACTCCCAGCGCGCAGCCGAGGCGGCCATGAAGTATTTCGTCCTCGGCTCGTTGGCATCAGGGATCCTGCTATACGGCATGTCCATGGTCTATGGCGGTTCAGGGAGCCTGATTCTCACCGAGATAGCCGCAGCCGCAGCGAGTGAGGAGCAGCCTATGCTGCTGCTCTTTGGCATGTCGTTCATGCTTGTGGGTGTGGCGTTTAAACTGGGGGCAGCACCCTTCCACTCTTGGGTTCCGGATGTCTATCAAGGTGCCCCGAGCGCGGTGACACTATTTGTCAGCACTGCTCCCAAAGTGGCGGCCGTCGCGCTATTCTTGCGGCTATTGGCAGACGGCATGGGTCCCCTACATGAGACCCTGCAACCGATGCTGCTAGTGGTCGCTGTTGTTTCGCTGCTCCTGGGTAATTTGGCTGCGATCATGCAGACCAATCTCAAGCGCATGCTCGCCTATTCAGGCATTGCCCATGCTGGCTTTATTGTGCTTGCCTTGGCCGCGGGGACCGATGCGGGACATTCAGCGGCGCTATTCTATGTTATCGCCTATGCGATCATGGCAGCTGGCGCCTTCGGTTTGGTTACCGTGCTTTCCCACACCGGCATAGAGGCCGAAAGGATTGCCGACTATCGGGGGCTTAACGAGCGCCATCCGGTCTTTGCCGGTGTGTTGTTGTTGCTAATGGTCTCTATGACCGGCATCCCGGGCACCGTAGGGTTCTATGCCAAGTACCTAGTACTCAAGTCGGTGGTGGAAGCCGATCTAATCGCCTATGCTGTTCTGGCAGTGGTTGCTGCCGTAATAGGTGCTTTCTACTATCTGCGAGTTCTCAAGGCTGCCTATTTTGATAGGCCTGATAGTGATAGCGCTGATGATGATGAAGTTAAAGAGTTGTCGCCCGGTGCCTCATTGCCGATTAGGGCGCTGTTAGTGGTCAATGGTGTGGCGGTGCTGGTTCTGGGTATCTTCCCGGAACAGCTTATCTCGCTGTGCCAGTCAGCCCTAGGTATGTAG
- a CDS encoding trans-sulfuration enzyme family protein: MTFTRAQGLATRSIHGHGFKDAHGSPHMPIYDTSTFTFETTQDVLDAIEGRKLGSFYTRFGLNPSIFALEETLAGLEGAEMAWVFCSGMAAETALFLTHGRQGIIGIGDAYGGTMELLSSQLPELGIPTRLILGSELDQLDELLAEGAGMVFLETPTNPTLELFDIEAIAERAHAHGAILVVDNTFASPVNQQPLALGADVVVHSATKYLGGHSDLTAGTLMGSKELLGPIWNWRKNLGSMPAPATASLLARSLRTLVVRVRQQNASAQTIAESMEKHQSVRRVYYPGLANFPGHELAKRQMQGFGGMLSIDIEGGGEAATRVADRLKLFALAPSLGGTESLATQPCTTTHHGLPHEERVRRGIEDGLLRLSVGLEETNDLIADLEQALA; this comes from the coding sequence ATGACCTTCACCCGTGCCCAGGGCCTGGCCACCCGCAGCATTCACGGCCACGGCTTCAAGGATGCCCATGGCAGCCCGCACATGCCGATCTACGATACTAGCACCTTCACCTTCGAGACGACCCAGGATGTGCTGGACGCAATAGAGGGACGCAAGCTGGGCAGCTTCTATACCCGCTTCGGCCTGAATCCTTCCATCTTTGCACTGGAGGAGACGTTGGCGGGCCTCGAGGGTGCCGAGATGGCCTGGGTCTTTTGTTCGGGAATGGCCGCCGAAACGGCACTGTTTCTGACCCATGGGCGCCAGGGCATAATTGGTATCGGCGATGCCTATGGCGGAACCATGGAACTGCTGAGCAGTCAGCTCCCGGAGTTGGGCATACCCACCCGATTGATTCTCGGCAGCGAACTCGATCAATTAGACGAGCTGCTCGCCGAAGGCGCTGGTATGGTCTTCCTGGAAACGCCTACCAACCCCACCTTAGAACTATTCGATATAGAGGCTATTGCCGAAAGAGCCCATGCCCATGGCGCTATCCTGGTGGTCGACAACACCTTTGCCTCACCCGTCAACCAGCAGCCGCTGGCGCTGGGCGCCGACGTGGTGGTCCACAGTGCCACCAAGTATTTGGGCGGCCACAGCGACCTGACTGCCGGCACCCTGATGGGCTCAAAAGAGTTGCTAGGTCCGATCTGGAATTGGCGCAAGAACCTAGGCTCGATGCCGGCTCCGGCGACCGCCTCTCTGCTAGCACGCAGCCTGCGCACCTTAGTAGTGCGGGTTCGTCAGCAGAATGCCTCGGCACAGACGATCGCGGAATCCATGGAGAAGCACCAGAGCGTTCGGCGCGTTTACTATCCCGGCCTAGCTAATTTTCCGGGTCACGAACTTGCCAAACGACAGATGCAGGGGTTCGGCGGCATGCTCAGCATTGATATTGAGGGCGGTGGAGAAGCGGCCACTAGGGTAGCCGATCGCCTCAAACTATTCGCCCTAGCACCTAGCCTGGGCGGCACCGAAAGCCTAGCCACCCAGCCCTGCACCACCACCCACCATGGACTGCCTCACGAGGAGCGGGTTCGACGCGGCATTGAGGATGGTTTGCTGCGGCTCTCGGTAGGCCTGGAAGAGACCAACGACTTGATCGCCGACCTGGAGCAGGCGCTGGCATGA
- a CDS encoding matrixin family metalloprotease, whose amino-acid sequence MSGLGRLFPVALSLTLIGLGGSVLFGLGAQTHNPCQRPLAYSITEVDARYDIDRDELGRQIAEAASLWEEAAGRSLFRRVDDNPELEIRLVYGELQGHLERQRDSHEELKQEQERHRERWDAFRERVQRFEQRWEEHEQQVTDYEQRQVSFERDVERWNRGEVERTAQARERLKSEQEELQQEAVTLNDRAAQLRNRSAQLEQRQNQLLAEQQRLNDHADRLRSQAERIQGFQAGEYEGRGREGRITVYQFRDRQELRTILAHELGHALGIGHVDDRRSVMYPTMSEANRDASSLSRHDRAALREVCAR is encoded by the coding sequence TTGTCTGGGTTAGGAAGGCTTTTTCCGGTAGCTTTATCGCTTACGCTGATCGGCCTGGGCGGCTCAGTTCTGTTTGGGCTTGGGGCACAGACACATAATCCCTGCCAGCGCCCCTTGGCCTACAGCATTACCGAGGTAGATGCGCGTTACGATATTGATCGTGATGAGCTGGGTCGGCAGATCGCAGAGGCAGCATCTTTATGGGAAGAGGCCGCCGGGCGAAGCCTGTTTCGTCGCGTAGACGATAACCCAGAGCTGGAAATCCGTCTGGTCTATGGTGAACTTCAGGGACACTTGGAGCGCCAGCGGGACTCCCACGAAGAGCTTAAGCAGGAGCAGGAGCGTCACCGCGAGCGTTGGGATGCTTTTCGCGAGCGTGTCCAGCGATTCGAGCAGCGCTGGGAAGAGCATGAGCAACAGGTAACGGATTACGAACAGCGGCAAGTTAGTTTCGAGAGAGATGTTGAGCGCTGGAACCGCGGTGAAGTCGAGCGTACTGCGCAGGCGCGTGAGCGGCTTAAGAGCGAGCAGGAAGAGTTGCAGCAAGAGGCCGTGACGCTCAATGACCGAGCCGCGCAACTACGCAATCGCTCGGCGCAGTTAGAGCAGCGCCAGAACCAACTCCTCGCCGAGCAGCAGAGACTTAACGATCACGCCGATCGGTTACGCAGCCAAGCTGAGCGCATCCAGGGGTTTCAGGCTGGGGAGTATGAAGGTCGTGGTCGCGAGGGACGGATCACCGTCTACCAGTTTCGGGATCGGCAGGAATTGCGCACTATACTAGCCCATGAGTTAGGCCACGCCCTCGGCATCGGCCATGTTGATGATCGCCGATCGGTAATGTATCCCACGATGAGTGAAGCTAACCGCGATGCAAGCTCGCTCTCGCGACATGATCGTGCGGCATTGCGCGAGGTTTGCGCGCGCTGA
- a CDS encoding NADH-quinone oxidoreductase subunit M, producing the protein MFDGWLLSLIIWVPILGGAAVLAIGDRSPGAVKAVASGAAALALLLSLILWVGFDPGAGMQFVEKRSWVPTFDIHYHLGVDGISMPLVLLTTFATLLVVVAAWKGIEYRLAQYMGAFLIMEGLMVGVFAALDAILFYVFWEAMLVPMFLLIGIWGGANRIYATIKFFLYTFLGSVLMLIAFLYLRWQADSFGVLDFHGLELAFEAQILIFLAMLAAFAVKVPMWPVHTWLPDAHTEAPTGGSVILAAITLKMGAYGFLRFALPIAPEASQELAWLVIGMSLIAIVYIGLVAMVQEDIKRLIAYSSIAHMGFATLGFFVIFQAGLSATEGGGLLAMTGGYVQLISHGFISAALFLCVGVLYDRMHTRRIADFGGVINKMPIFGAFFVLFAMANAGLPGTSGFVGEFMVILGSYHASFWYAAIAGLTLIVGAAYSLWVVKRVIFGPVANERVDRLQDLDGRELTLLSVLAVAVLGLGLYPAILISVAEPTLINLLEEVSATLSSAAAR; encoded by the coding sequence ATGTTCGACGGTTGGTTGTTGAGCCTGATCATCTGGGTGCCGATTTTAGGCGGTGCCGCAGTGCTCGCGATCGGGGATCGCTCACCGGGGGCTGTCAAAGCAGTGGCGAGCGGAGCAGCCGCTCTGGCGTTATTGCTTAGCCTTATCCTGTGGGTCGGGTTTGATCCCGGCGCGGGTATGCAGTTCGTCGAAAAACGCAGTTGGGTACCGACCTTCGATATCCATTACCACTTGGGAGTCGATGGTATCTCCATGCCGTTGGTCTTGCTGACCACCTTTGCGACCCTGTTGGTGGTGGTGGCGGCCTGGAAGGGGATTGAGTACCGCCTGGCTCAGTACATGGGAGCCTTCCTGATAATGGAAGGTCTCATGGTCGGCGTTTTCGCAGCCCTTGATGCGATACTCTTCTACGTCTTTTGGGAGGCGATGCTGGTACCGATGTTCCTGCTCATCGGTATCTGGGGAGGTGCTAACCGCATCTATGCGACGATAAAGTTTTTCCTCTACACCTTCCTCGGTTCGGTGTTGATGCTCATCGCCTTTCTCTATCTGCGCTGGCAGGCAGATAGCTTCGGGGTATTGGATTTCCACGGTCTGGAACTCGCCTTTGAGGCACAGATACTGATCTTCTTGGCGATGCTCGCCGCGTTTGCGGTGAAAGTGCCGATGTGGCCGGTTCACACTTGGTTGCCTGATGCCCATACAGAAGCACCGACCGGGGGCTCGGTAATCCTGGCGGCCATAACCCTGAAGATGGGGGCATATGGCTTTTTGCGCTTCGCCCTGCCGATTGCCCCCGAGGCGAGCCAAGAGCTAGCCTGGCTGGTTATTGGCATGTCACTCATTGCCATCGTCTACATTGGCTTGGTGGCGATGGTCCAAGAGGACATCAAACGGCTGATAGCCTATTCTTCAATTGCCCATATGGGGTTTGCCACCCTTGGTTTTTTCGTGATTTTCCAAGCTGGCCTGTCAGCAACCGAAGGCGGTGGTCTGTTGGCCATGACCGGAGGCTATGTTCAGCTTATCTCTCACGGTTTCATATCAGCGGCCCTGTTTTTATGCGTGGGAGTACTCTACGACCGTATGCATACCCGGCGGATCGCGGATTTTGGCGGCGTAATTAATAAAATGCCGATCTTTGGGGCCTTTTTTGTACTCTTTGCTATGGCCAATGCCGGTTTGCCGGGTACCTCAGGCTTTGTCGGCGAGTTTATGGTCATCTTAGGCAGCTATCACGCCAGCTTCTGGTATGCCGCCATCGCCGGTCTAACTCTCATAGTAGGTGCGGCGTACTCGTTGTGGGTTGTTAAACGGGTTATATTCGGGCCGGTGGCTAACGAAAGAGTCGATCGGCTCCAGGATCTCGATGGCCGTGAACTGACATTGTTATCGGTATTGGCGGTTGCAGTGCTTGGCCTAGGCCTTTATCCGGCGATACTTATTTCAGTAGCGGAGCCAACCTTGATCAACCTGCTTGAAGAGGTCTCCGCAACCCTGTCCAGCGCTGCTGCCCGGTAA
- a CDS encoding EAL domain-containing protein has translation MGHSLGLTIIAEGIETREQEAYLREAGCEIGQGFYYARPALLGALH, from the coding sequence TTGGGCCATAGCCTGGGTCTAACCATCATCGCCGAGGGGATCGAGACCCGTGAGCAGGAGGCTTACCTGCGCGAAGCAGGGTGCGAGATCGGTCAGGGATTTTACTATGCCCGGCCTGCTCTTTTAGGGGCGCTCCACTAG
- a CDS encoding DUF411 domain-containing protein, with product MPRSLTYVGIGGVAGVLGAIGLGWGLLSDSKGDIGEEQITVYKSPSCECCDHWEEHLREAGFDVESVIAEQQQINQVRYQHGITPELVSCHTGVIEGYAVEGHVPAEDIKSMLEERPDIAGLAVPRMPIGSPGMEVPGAAPEPFDVIAFQEDGQTRVFNHHSP from the coding sequence ATGCCAAGAAGTCTTACTTACGTGGGTATTGGCGGTGTCGCTGGAGTGCTCGGGGCTATCGGCCTAGGGTGGGGCCTTTTATCAGACTCTAAAGGGGATATCGGTGAAGAACAGATAACTGTTTATAAGTCCCCTTCCTGTGAATGCTGCGATCACTGGGAAGAGCATTTGCGTGAAGCTGGCTTTGATGTGGAGTCAGTCATAGCCGAGCAGCAGCAGATCAACCAAGTTCGTTACCAACACGGCATCACCCCTGAGTTGGTCTCCTGCCACACAGGAGTTATAGAGGGATATGCAGTTGAGGGACATGTACCTGCTGAAGACATCAAGAGCATGCTTGAAGAGCGCCCTGATATAGCCGGATTAGCTGTACCGCGCATGCCGATTGGATCGCCTGGTATGGAGGTGCCTGGCGCTGCACCGGAGCCTTTCGATGTCATTGCCTTCCAAGAGGATGGCCAAACACGAGTATTTAATCACCATTCGCCATAA
- a CDS encoding ABC transporter permease, producing the protein MTGEIIELQALDLAIAGALVVALAGLSWAGRLGVERSLLIAAARTVIQLLLVGLVLETLFAHATLYWVALMGLIMLLVAGREVMARQKRRFAGFWGFGLGTLAMFLSSFSVAVLALVALVQPQPWYQPQYAIPLLGMLLGNTMNGIALSVDRLTDGAWQQRDVIEAQLALGYTWSEAVEGIRRDATRSGMIPMINAMAAAGIVSLPGMMTGQILSGVPPMEAVKYQILIMFLITVGTGIGTLAAVWLASGRLFDERERLRLDRLR; encoded by the coding sequence GTGACCGGTGAAATTATCGAGCTGCAGGCCCTGGATCTGGCCATCGCCGGGGCGCTAGTGGTCGCGCTGGCCGGATTGTCGTGGGCCGGTCGGCTCGGCGTCGAGCGCTCCCTGCTCATCGCCGCGGCGCGCACCGTAATCCAGCTTCTGCTGGTAGGTTTGGTGCTGGAGACCCTCTTCGCCCATGCCACGCTGTACTGGGTGGCGCTGATGGGGCTGATTATGCTACTGGTCGCCGGGCGCGAGGTTATGGCTCGGCAGAAGCGTCGCTTTGCCGGCTTCTGGGGCTTCGGCCTGGGGACGCTGGCGATGTTTTTGTCGTCGTTCAGCGTTGCGGTGCTGGCCCTGGTGGCCTTGGTGCAGCCGCAGCCGTGGTATCAGCCGCAGTACGCCATCCCCCTGCTCGGTATGTTGCTCGGCAACACCATGAACGGCATCGCCTTGTCTGTAGACCGGCTCACCGACGGCGCCTGGCAGCAGCGCGATGTCATCGAGGCGCAGCTCGCCCTAGGATACACCTGGAGCGAGGCCGTTGAGGGCATCCGCCGCGATGCCACCCGATCGGGTATGATCCCCATGATAAACGCCATGGCAGCGGCCGGAATTGTAAGCCTGCCGGGGATGATGACGGGCCAGATCCTCTCTGGAGTACCGCCGATGGAGGCAGTCAAGTACCAGATTCTGATCATGTTCCTGATCACGGTAGGCACCGGGATCGGGACCCTGGCTGCAGTATGGCTCGCCTCAGGGCGGCTGTTCGACGAACGCGAGCGGCTGCGCCTGGATCGGCTGCGCTGA
- a CDS encoding iron-containing alcohol dehydrogenase, producing MAPSVLSPIHLPQIAHHPGAAQTYLASWVQELAPAPGEQGQRELVLVTGGTTLERLPSVAGGLELLQELGWRITEVRISGEPSAEWVDEQRRRLPLGGGDVVVAIGGGSVLDVGKTLAAMACEEGPTKAYLEGVGDRSPSGKRLPWLAVPTTMGTGSEATHNAVLGRPALEGGYKKSLRHPAFVADRVILDAHLTRTLPRRVVASAGMDAFAQLLESYLAPTSTPLLDRWLLYGLELAGGALPELLRRHGDDDLEAERHDMALAATLSGVALTYTGLGAVHGVIGPLGSLAPIGHGDAAANVLAPAMESTLAAARAAGGDTESFVESRMARIARLIAEDEVPPVREADQADALVATLYRWREEAREYAGLPGLAAAGVSANHVEAVLSKVSERRNPVSLTAEQWRALVEKAL from the coding sequence ATGGCCCCATCGGTGCTTTCGCCCATACATCTGCCCCAGATAGCCCACCATCCCGGTGCTGCGCAGACGTATCTGGCGAGCTGGGTCCAGGAGCTTGCGCCGGCGCCTGGAGAACAAGGGCAAAGAGAATTGGTCCTGGTCACAGGGGGTACCACCCTGGAGCGTTTACCGTCCGTAGCAGGGGGCCTGGAGCTTCTCCAGGAGCTGGGCTGGCGGATCACGGAAGTGCGCATCAGCGGCGAGCCGAGCGCCGAATGGGTCGATGAGCAGCGGCGGCGGTTGCCGCTCGGCGGAGGTGATGTGGTGGTCGCCATAGGCGGTGGCAGCGTCCTCGACGTCGGCAAGACACTTGCTGCCATGGCCTGCGAGGAGGGTCCGACCAAGGCCTACTTGGAGGGGGTAGGGGATCGCTCACCCAGCGGCAAGCGGCTGCCGTGGTTGGCCGTGCCGACCACCATGGGCACAGGCAGTGAAGCGACCCACAACGCCGTGCTTGGCCGTCCGGCGTTAGAGGGCGGCTATAAGAAATCCCTGCGCCACCCAGCCTTTGTCGCCGACCGTGTTATCCTCGACGCGCACTTGACCCGTACTCTGCCGCGTCGCGTTGTTGCCAGCGCTGGGATGGACGCCTTTGCGCAGTTGCTGGAGAGCTACCTGGCGCCTACTTCGACGCCGCTGCTGGATCGCTGGCTACTCTACGGCCTGGAACTGGCCGGCGGCGCCCTCCCGGAGCTTCTGCGCCGCCACGGCGACGACGATCTCGAAGCAGAGCGTCACGACATGGCGCTGGCAGCCACGCTCTCCGGGGTGGCGCTGACCTATACCGGCCTGGGTGCGGTGCACGGAGTGATCGGCCCGCTCGGCTCTCTGGCGCCGATCGGGCACGGTGATGCTGCCGCCAACGTCCTGGCACCGGCCATGGAATCGACACTGGCGGCAGCGCGCGCCGCCGGAGGCGATACGGAGTCCTTCGTCGAGAGCCGTATGGCCCGTATAGCTCGCCTTATTGCGGAGGATGAGGTGCCTCCAGTTCGTGAAGCAGACCAAGCGGACGCCCTGGTGGCGACCCTCTACCGCTGGCGGGAGGAGGCCCGAGAGTACGCTGGTCTACCAGGGCTGGCAGCGGCGGGAGTGAGCGCCAATCACGTCGAGGCAGTCCTGAGCAAGGTCTCCGAGCGCCGTAATCCGGTCTCGCTCACGGCCGAGCAGTGGCGTGCCCTGGTCGAGAAGGCGCTCTAA
- a CDS encoding ABC transporter ATP-binding protein, with protein sequence MNNQELSPAVGALLVGEGQGEPPRLELRELRCAVAAWPALFLPPGGCTAVAGPSGSGKSRLLRAIADLDPSEGEVRLDGASREAFTGHAWRARVIYLAADSAWWSDRVGDHLAVVEPSVLAPLGFEADVADWSVRRLSTGERSRLALARALALQPRVLLLDEPTANLDAATTEAVETVTEQQRRQGLSLVWVTHDQEQVRRMAAQRFVIRDGVAEEIDS encoded by the coding sequence ATGAACAACCAAGAGCTATCTCCAGCTGTCGGCGCACTACTTGTGGGTGAAGGGCAGGGCGAGCCTCCCCGCCTGGAGCTGCGGGAACTTCGGTGTGCCGTGGCAGCCTGGCCCGCGCTATTCCTGCCACCCGGTGGTTGCACCGCGGTCGCCGGGCCGTCCGGCTCGGGCAAGAGCCGGCTGCTGCGTGCCATCGCCGATCTGGACCCCAGCGAGGGCGAGGTTCGTCTCGACGGCGCCTCCCGTGAGGCCTTCACCGGCCATGCCTGGCGGGCGCGAGTAATCTATTTGGCCGCGGACAGCGCCTGGTGGAGTGACCGCGTCGGGGATCACCTCGCGGTGGTCGAGCCCTCAGTACTGGCGCCACTGGGCTTTGAGGCGGATGTCGCTGACTGGTCCGTACGGCGGCTTTCTACCGGCGAGCGCAGTCGGCTGGCCCTGGCGCGGGCCCTTGCCCTGCAGCCGCGGGTGCTGCTGCTGGATGAGCCGACAGCGAACCTCGACGCCGCCACTACCGAGGCCGTCGAGACCGTGACCGAGCAGCAGCGCCGCCAAGGGCTAAGCCTGGTCTGGGTGACCCACGATCAGGAGCAGGTTCGACGCATGGCAGCCCAGCGCTTCGTTATCCGCGACGGGGTCGCCGAGGAGATCGATTCGTGA